The Mycobacterium paragordonae genome includes a region encoding these proteins:
- a CDS encoding DUF167 domain-containing protein, translating to MTESVVVKVKPGSRKGPLVEVGADGQLTIYVREQAVDGKANDAVTRVLANYFDVPRNRIELVSGATSRLKRFRITR from the coding sequence ATGACGGAGTCCGTTGTCGTCAAGGTCAAGCCCGGTAGCCGCAAAGGACCTCTGGTCGAAGTCGGCGCAGACGGGCAACTGACCATCTATGTCCGGGAACAGGCGGTCGACGGCAAGGCCAACGACGCGGTCACGCGAGTTTTGGCCAATTACTTTGACGTGCCACGGAACCGAATCGAGCTGGTCTCGGGAGCGACGTCGCGGCTGAAGCGATTCCGCATCACCCGGTAG
- a CDS encoding GGDEF domain-containing protein, which yields MPWQVNPQPSAGRWHLIGLAGYLAMLAIYAAGAGTRLRWILAGAAAAGCLALLVGWLLGRQERRRLLIGWSVASLIVTVVAGVIDPHATRDFPGTITIAFAFIGLTCTRWCSLAVVPLGVVAFVIGGSKQLPADLPKVVLTAVMWVLVAEVPAWLIARLEAQSELLKKIAQTDALTQLLDRSTLGPRLSLHASESAVVLLDLDRFKRYNDDHGHEAGDELLVAFADALRWSVRKEDIVFRIGGDEFLLMLIGADRSEAEQVVDRLRRYWADRGGPVGFSAGIAAGEDDLLRLADEHMYAAKRARGLPAD from the coding sequence GTGCCCTGGCAGGTGAACCCTCAGCCCTCAGCGGGGCGTTGGCACCTCATCGGTCTGGCGGGATACCTCGCCATGCTCGCCATCTACGCCGCAGGCGCTGGAACGCGGCTGCGTTGGATACTCGCCGGTGCAGCCGCTGCGGGATGTCTCGCCCTGCTGGTCGGCTGGTTGCTCGGTCGGCAGGAACGACGCAGGTTGCTCATCGGGTGGTCGGTGGCGTCGCTGATCGTCACGGTCGTCGCTGGGGTGATCGATCCGCACGCCACCCGTGACTTCCCCGGGACGATCACCATTGCCTTCGCTTTTATCGGCCTTACCTGCACGCGCTGGTGTTCGCTTGCGGTCGTTCCGCTGGGCGTGGTGGCCTTCGTGATCGGCGGGTCCAAGCAGCTTCCGGCTGACCTGCCGAAAGTGGTGTTGACCGCGGTCATGTGGGTGCTGGTCGCTGAGGTGCCGGCTTGGCTCATCGCGCGGCTCGAAGCCCAGAGCGAGTTGCTGAAGAAAATCGCACAGACCGATGCCCTGACCCAGCTACTCGACCGGAGCACGCTCGGGCCGCGGCTGTCGTTGCACGCCAGCGAATCCGCTGTGGTGCTCCTCGACCTCGATCGATTCAAGCGCTACAACGACGACCACGGGCATGAGGCCGGTGACGAACTTCTGGTCGCCTTCGCCGATGCGCTGCGCTGGTCGGTCCGCAAGGAAGACATCGTCTTTCGGATCGGCGGCGACGAATTCCTGCTCATGCTGATCGGTGCCGATCGCTCGGAAGCCGAACAGGTCGTCGACCGGCTTCGGCGTTACTGGGCCGATCGCGGCGGGCCGGTGGGGTTCAGCGCGGGGATTGCCGCAGGTGAAGACGATCTGCTGCGACTGGCCGACGAGCACATGTACGCGGCGAAGAGGGCGCGCGGCCTACCGGCCGACTGA
- a CDS encoding Crp/Fnr family transcriptional regulator has product MVTVDQEPAMKEKEEDEELQRDIERDVRRLREFNTFEKFSDADLERLVRSARHTSQSQPWPLIREKTPSDACFILLSGEAGVYVGADRVAVVGPGEVIGESVLRRGQLRSATVTTIGASEVLRIDRDDLARLLKEMPALRETMESTAAQHVAAAPPAKAKPSHSRLNVSVSADLLERFEQAAEAAGVGVPAATEDALSQWIERSGKA; this is encoded by the coding sequence ATGGTCACCGTCGATCAGGAGCCGGCAATGAAGGAAAAGGAAGAGGACGAGGAACTGCAGCGCGACATCGAGCGAGATGTTCGGCGGTTACGCGAATTCAATACATTCGAGAAGTTCTCCGACGCTGATCTGGAGCGCCTCGTACGCTCCGCGCGCCACACGTCGCAGTCTCAGCCCTGGCCTTTGATCCGCGAGAAGACGCCGTCGGACGCCTGCTTCATTCTGCTCAGCGGTGAGGCCGGGGTATACGTCGGTGCGGACCGGGTTGCTGTGGTTGGCCCGGGTGAAGTGATCGGCGAATCCGTGCTTCGCCGTGGACAATTGCGGTCCGCAACCGTCACCACCATTGGAGCGTCCGAGGTGCTGCGTATCGACCGCGACGACCTCGCCCGCCTGCTAAAAGAGATGCCGGCCTTACGGGAAACCATGGAGTCGACCGCGGCCCAGCACGTGGCGGCCGCTCCGCCCGCCAAGGCCAAACCTTCGCATTCGAGATTGAACGTGTCCGTGTCGGCCGACTTGCTCGAGCGGTTCGAGCAGGCTGCCGAAGCTGCCGGTGTCGGAGTGCCGGCGGCGACGGAGGACGCCCTGTCCCAATGGATCGAACGGAGCGGCAAGGCATAG